The sequence CAAAGGAAATATTAAAAGCAATAGAGATGCCTGAAAAACAACAAAATGATATTAGTGCTTTTACTTTATTAGCATTGGCTCGTATTCGTGAACATGATAATTGGAGTAAAGCCACTAACGACTGGATAAGAATACATGATATTATAAGATTTATAGATGTTAATTATGATGTCCAATATGCTGAAAATTCACGTGAAACCTTTAGAAAACAGGTTATTCATCAATTTAGAGATGCAGCCATTATTGAAGATAATGGTAAAGCTACTAACTCACCACACTACAGATATAGATTAACTGGAGAATTTTTAAATTTGGTACAAACTTATGATTTACCTCAATGGAATACTTCTTTAAATGAATTTTTATCCACACATGAATCATTAATTAGTATTTATTCAGCAAAAAGAGAATTGTTAAAAAAACCTGTAATGATTAATGGGAACCCATTTACTTTTTCTCCAGGAAAACATAATGAACTTCAAAAACAAATCTTAGAAGAGTTTGGGCCACGTTTTGCACAAGAAAGTGAATGTTTATA comes from uncultured Methanobrevibacter sp. and encodes:
- a CDS encoding BsuBI/PstI family type II restriction endonuclease; its protein translation is MDNLDSAKEILKAIEMPEKQQNDISAFTLLALARIREHDNWSKATNDWIRIHDIIRFIDVNYDVQYAENSRETFRKQVIHQFRDAAIIEDNGKATNSPHYRYRLTGEFLNLVQTYDLPQWNTSLNEFLSTHESLISIYSAKRELLKKPVMINGNPFTFSPGKHNELQKQILEEFGPRFAQESECLYVGDTAKKDLFINTEKLKELGFVISTHDKMPDVILYCEDKNWIYFIEAVTSTGPMDFKRINEINKLTENVDAGKIFITAFLDFRTFKRFAADLAWDSEVWIADNPNHLIHFNGDRFLGPR